Proteins from one Mixophyes fleayi isolate aMixFle1 chromosome 9, aMixFle1.hap1, whole genome shotgun sequence genomic window:
- the LOC142101724 gene encoding uncharacterized protein LOC142101724: protein MGISKGLGPLSIHLLTEEGVSFQTDNELYWCSHCNGVNYRVHVREMKDLASKFQISLLQNGKILLQDFRDMYVSWTNYDGVTYLEIEKSIPDSLCEFEVFNDGEKVILKASSGLFVYRTFRHHGDAIEVGRSTVVGSCCFRTGMGDMYPPCFDISDVELNDVSKLVCRPCVLKKDTFVNKTDAAQSHVFNLTWETRTTDTTKWNTTWGLNSTFSTKFSIQAFEATIAYNGTFQKVASTYRSILEKRSVTVNVPEHSKVTAQLVVSKMDNASIPFTAYIRKTKVNGEALNLEEKGVWKGLVYDDVTLETKQESEGEFANTCRAL, encoded by the exons ATG GGTATTTCCAAAGGCCTTGGCCCTCTCAGCATCCACTTGCTCACAGAGGAAGGGGTCTCCTTTCAGACTGATAATGAGTTGTATTGGTGCTCCCACTGTAACGGAGTGAACTACCGTGTCCATGTTCGAGAGATGAAGGATCTCGCCAGTAAGTTTCAAATCTCTTTGCTCCAAAATGGCAAGATCTTACTGCAGGATTTCCGCGACATGTACGTCAGTTGGACCAATTATGATGGGGTCACTTATTTGGAGATAGAAAAGTCTATTCCGGACAGCCTGTGCGAATTTGAGGTCTTCAATGATGGGGAGAAGGTGATTCTCAAAGCTTCCAGTGGCCTGTTTGTGTACAGGACTTTTCGACATCATGGAGATGCCATCGAAGTCGGTCGATCCACGGTCGTGGGCAGCTGCTGCTTTCGCACGGGAATGGGTGACATGTACCCCCCCTGCTTTGACATCTCGGATGTTGAGTTGAATGACGTCTCGAAGCTCGTTTGTCGCCCTTGTGTGCTGAAGAAAGATACCTTCGTCAACAAGACGGATGCGGCCCAGAGTCATGTTTTTAATCTGACCTGGGAGACCCGAACCACAGACACCACCAAGTGGAACACGACTTGGGGTCTGAACTCTACCTTCTCTACTAAATTCTCTATCCAGGCCTTTGAAGCAACAATTGCCTACAACGGGACTTTCCAGAAGGTTGCGTCCACCTACAGATCTATACTGGAAAAGAGAAGCGTTACGGTCAATGTGCCGGAGCACAGCAAAGTCACCGCTCAGTTAGTTGTGTCTAAAATGGATAATGCATCCATCCCTTTTACTGCCTACATCCGCAAGACCAAAGTAAATGGGGAAGCGCTCAACCTGGAGGAAAAGGGTGTGTGGAAGGGGCTTGTATATGATGACGTAACCCTGGAGACCAAGCAGGAGTCTGAGGGAGAGTTTGCAAATACCTGTAGGGCACTATAG